One part of the Glycine soja cultivar W05 chromosome 11, ASM419377v2, whole genome shotgun sequence genome encodes these proteins:
- the LOC114375615 gene encoding probable protein phosphatase 2C 25 isoform X1 — protein MSCSVAVPTSPVFSFYNNNVNSNSIPSTTPSCSSPPSSPLLKRRRPAKLDIPVASLAFGLSPAAAPSPARDAVVEVDGRGFSVFCKRGRRHHMEDRFSAAVDLHGQPKQAFFGIFDGHGGTKASEFAAHNLEKNVLDEVVRRDECDIKEAVKHGYLNTDSEFLKEDLNGGSCCVTALIRNGNLVVSNAGDCRAVISRGDMAEALTSDHKPSREDERDRIETQGGYVDVCRGVWSIQGSLAVSRGIGDRNLKQWVIAEPETKVIKIEPQHDLLILASDGLWEKVSNQEAVDIARPLCVGNNRQQPLLACKKLVELSVSRGSLDDISVMIIKLQNYI, from the exons ATGTCTTGTTCCGTGGCAGTTCCAACTTCCCCCGTGTTCTCTTTCTACAACAACAACGTTAACTCTAATTCCATTCCCTCTACGACGCCGTCTTGCTCCTCTCCACCCTCCTCTCCCTTGTTGAAGAGAAGGAGACCGGCCAAACTCGACATTCCCGTCGCTTCTCTCGCTTTTGGTCTCTCGCCGGCGGCGGCGCCATCTCCGGCGAGGGACGCCGTCGTGGAGGTCGACGGACGCGGGTTTTCCGTGTTCTGCAAACGAGGAAGGAGGCATCATATGGAGGATCGTTTCTCCGCTGCCGTTGATCTTCACGGTCAACCAAAACAg GCTTTTTTCGGGATATTTGATGGGCATGGGGGCACAAAGGCTTCGGAATTCGCTGCACATAACttagaaaaaaatgtgttgGACGAGGTGGTTAGGAGAGACGAATGTGACATTAAGGAGGCAGTGAAGCATGGTTACCTTAACACAGATTCTGAATTCTTGAAGGAGGATCTTAATGGTGGTTCTTGCTGTGTAACAGCATTGATTAGGAACGGTAACCTTGTTGTTTCCAATGCTGGTGATTGTCGTGCTGTGATTAGCAGAGGGGATATGGCTGAAGCCCTAACATCTGATCACAAGCCTTCTAGGGAAGATGAAAGGGACAGAATTGAGACTCAG GGTGGCTATGTTGATGTGTGCCGTGGTGTTTGGAGCATACAAGGGTCATTGGCTGTTTCTAGGGGAATTGGAGATAGAAACCTGAAACAATGGGTCATAGCAGAACCTGAGACCAAAGTTATCAAAATTGAGCCTCAGCATGACTTGTTGATCTTAGCTTCAGATGGATTATGGGAAAAG GTTAGCAATCAGGAAGCAGTAGATATTGCTCGTCCTTTATGTGTAGGGAACAATAGACAACAACCATTGCTGGCTTGTAAGAAACTCGTGGAATTATCTGTGTCACGAGGCTCTCTGGATGACATAAGTGTTATGATTATCAAATTGCAAAACTATATTTGA
- the LOC114375615 gene encoding probable protein phosphatase 2C 25 isoform X2, with amino-acid sequence MSCSVAVPTSPVFSFYNNNVNSNSIPSTTPSCSSPPSSPLLKRRRPAKLDIPVASLAFGLSPAAAPSPARDAVVEVDGRGFSVFCKRGRRHHMEDRFSAAVDLHGQPKQAFFGIFDGHGGTKASEFAAHNLEKNVLDEVVRRDECDIKEAVKHGYLNTDSEFLKEDLNGGSCCVTALIRNGNLVVSNAGDCRAVISRGDMAEALTSDHKPSREDERDRIETQGGYVDVCRGVWSIQGSLAVSRGIGDRNLKQWVIAEPETKVIKIEPQHDLLILASDGLWEKQSGSSRYCSSFMCREQ; translated from the exons ATGTCTTGTTCCGTGGCAGTTCCAACTTCCCCCGTGTTCTCTTTCTACAACAACAACGTTAACTCTAATTCCATTCCCTCTACGACGCCGTCTTGCTCCTCTCCACCCTCCTCTCCCTTGTTGAAGAGAAGGAGACCGGCCAAACTCGACATTCCCGTCGCTTCTCTCGCTTTTGGTCTCTCGCCGGCGGCGGCGCCATCTCCGGCGAGGGACGCCGTCGTGGAGGTCGACGGACGCGGGTTTTCCGTGTTCTGCAAACGAGGAAGGAGGCATCATATGGAGGATCGTTTCTCCGCTGCCGTTGATCTTCACGGTCAACCAAAACAg GCTTTTTTCGGGATATTTGATGGGCATGGGGGCACAAAGGCTTCGGAATTCGCTGCACATAACttagaaaaaaatgtgttgGACGAGGTGGTTAGGAGAGACGAATGTGACATTAAGGAGGCAGTGAAGCATGGTTACCTTAACACAGATTCTGAATTCTTGAAGGAGGATCTTAATGGTGGTTCTTGCTGTGTAACAGCATTGATTAGGAACGGTAACCTTGTTGTTTCCAATGCTGGTGATTGTCGTGCTGTGATTAGCAGAGGGGATATGGCTGAAGCCCTAACATCTGATCACAAGCCTTCTAGGGAAGATGAAAGGGACAGAATTGAGACTCAG GGTGGCTATGTTGATGTGTGCCGTGGTGTTTGGAGCATACAAGGGTCATTGGCTGTTTCTAGGGGAATTGGAGATAGAAACCTGAAACAATGGGTCATAGCAGAACCTGAGACCAAAGTTATCAAAATTGAGCCTCAGCATGACTTGTTGATCTTAGCTTCAGATGGATTATGGGAAAAG CAATCAGGAAGCAGTAGATATTGCTCGTCCTTTATGTGTAGGGAACAATAG